CTGCTGGGCTGGTCCATCTCCGAGGACCGGGACGTGTTCGGTCTCGACGAGATGGTCCGGGCGTTCGACATCCGCCGGGTCAGCGCCAACCCTGCCCGGTTCGACCAGAAGAAGGCCGACGCCATCAACGCCGCGCATCTGCGTGCGCTGGACCTGGACGACTTCGTGGGAAGGGTCGTGCCCTACCTGATCGCTGGAGGGGTGCTGCCCGAGCGGCCGAGCGAGGACCAGCTGGCGGCGGTGCGTGCGGCGGCGCCGCTCGTGCAGGAGCGGCTCACGGTTCTTTCGGACGCCGTCGGGATGATGGGATTCCTGTTCGCGGGGGAGGCCTTCGAGCCGGAACCGGCCGCCGCTTCGAAATCCCTGGGGTCCGACGCGGCACCGGTGCTCTCGGCCGCTCTCGAAGCTCTCGAACCGCTGTCCGAGTGGCGTGCGGCTGACATCGAGCACGCGTTGAAGGAGGCGATCGTCGAGGGGCTGGGGATAAAGCCCCGCAAGGCGTTCACCCCGGTTCGCGTGGCGGTCACGGGTCGTGCCGTCTCGCCGCCGCTGTTCGAGTCCATGGAACTCCTCGGCAGGCAGCCCTCCCTGGACCGGCTGCGCGACGCGCTGCGGACCGCGAACCAGGAGTGATCATTCTCACCGTGCCGGTTCCGGCGACCGGCTCCGCGAACCGGCACGGTGAGTGAGTTCACGTGCTGATGCACGGGCGAGCTAAACCGTGTCAGTGACGTAAGTATCACCATGTTGGGCGAGTCGGCCACTCCGGGTGGGGGCCTAGCCTCACGGGGTGAAATCCGCACTTGAAGTATCGGCTCCGGAACGCCCCTCTGGTGTCAAAGCCGTCTGCCTGGACATCGACGACACGCTGCTGGACAGTCACCGGTCGGCTCGGCGAGCCTTCGCGTCACTGACCGGCAACGACGCGGCGTGGCCGGTGTGGCGACGACTGACCGACGAGTACAACGCGCGCATGGCGGCGGGTGAGATCGACTTCGAGACGATGTGCCGGGAACGCACCCGTGACTTCTTCGGCGCGTTCGGGGAACAGCTCAGCGAGGGCGAGGTGCTGGCCAGGGAACAGCGCCGCATGGCCGCGCTGCGGGAGTCCTGGGAGTTGTTCGACGACGTCTCCCGCTGCCTGGAATGGCTGCGTGCCAGTGGTTTCGGGATAGCCGCCATAACCAACGCCCCCGGGGCGTACCAACGTCACAAGCTGGCCACCACGGGGCTGGCCGCCAGTTTCGACGCGGTCCTCATCTCGGGGGAGTGCGGGGTGGCCAAACCGTCCCCCGGGATCTTCTCCGCTGCCTGCGCGGCCCTGTGCCTCTCACCCGCCGAGGTGGTACACGTCGGCAACAACCTGGAGATCGATGCCAACGGAGCCGCGTGCGCGGGCATGCACGGTGTCTGGCTGGACCGGGAGCGCAACAGCTCGACGAGTGCGGTGGTGCCCCCCGGCGGGGTCTCGGTGATCACGAGTCTGCACGAGCTTCCCGAACTGCTGGTGTGCGATCTTCCGCTCGACGGGACTGGTGACGCGTTGCCCGCTCGCGACGCGAGCATGGTCGGCTCGGGGTGAACCGTCACCGGGCCGAGTGATTCGGAGCCCTCGGAGTGCTCGCCCGGCCGATCTTCTGCCGCGCGCGTGTCGTGGTGGCCCATGGCCTCGCTGGGCGCTCCGAGCGGCGATCCTCCGCGTGCTCCTCCGCCGCCCGAGGGGCGTCCGTCCCACGTTTCGTGGAGCCCGGTCCGCGTTCCCCGTTGTCCG
The nucleotide sequence above comes from Actinopolyspora erythraea. Encoded proteins:
- a CDS encoding HAD family hydrolase, giving the protein MKSALEVSAPERPSGVKAVCLDIDDTLLDSHRSARRAFASLTGNDAAWPVWRRLTDEYNARMAAGEIDFETMCRERTRDFFGAFGEQLSEGEVLAREQRRMAALRESWELFDDVSRCLEWLRASGFGIAAITNAPGAYQRHKLATTGLAASFDAVLISGECGVAKPSPGIFSAACAALCLSPAEVVHVGNNLEIDANGAACAGMHGVWLDRERNSSTSAVVPPGGVSVITSLHELPELLVCDLPLDGTGDALPARDASMVGSG